One genomic window of Candidatus Binatia bacterium includes the following:
- the miaB gene encoding tRNA (N6-isopentenyl adenosine(37)-C2)-methylthiotransferase MiaB — MSPAAPTAPSEMQTAAGRTVYVETYGCQMNVSDSELIAGVLAARGYREVDAPDAADVILLNTCAIRENAEEKVARRVRQLISERRGRRRARIGLAGCMAQHHRDRLLDAIPGLDFVVGPDGYRRLGDLLESDEPAIAVQLDRRETYADILPARKSGVRAYLTIMRGCDRFCTFCVVPFVRGRERSLPPEVLREELVRIAGEGFREVMLLGQTVNSYRHDETGFAELLRLACDVDGIERIRYTSPHPADFDDATIAAMADCPKLAPYVHLPLQSGSDRILEAMQRGHTIAQYRELVVRLRRAVPGLALSTDIIVGYPGESDEDFEATSSLMDEVGFDHAFLFH, encoded by the coding sequence ATGTCCCCTGCTGCGCCGACTGCGCCGAGCGAGATGCAGACTGCGGCCGGCCGCACGGTCTACGTCGAGACCTACGGCTGCCAGATGAACGTCTCCGACAGCGAGCTGATCGCCGGAGTGCTCGCTGCCCGCGGCTATCGCGAGGTCGACGCGCCCGACGCGGCCGACGTCATCCTGCTCAATACCTGCGCGATCCGCGAAAATGCCGAAGAGAAGGTTGCCAGGCGCGTCCGCCAGCTCATTTCCGAACGTCGCGGGCGCCGCCGCGCGCGCATCGGTCTTGCCGGCTGCATGGCCCAGCACCACCGCGACCGCCTTCTCGATGCGATACCCGGCCTCGACTTCGTCGTCGGTCCCGACGGCTACAGGCGGCTCGGCGACCTTCTCGAGTCGGACGAGCCGGCCATTGCCGTCCAGCTCGACCGTCGCGAGACGTACGCCGACATCCTGCCGGCGCGAAAGTCCGGCGTGCGCGCCTATCTTACGATCATGCGCGGCTGCGACCGCTTCTGTACGTTCTGCGTCGTCCCTTTCGTGCGCGGTCGCGAGCGAAGCCTGCCGCCGGAAGTCCTTCGCGAAGAGCTCGTGCGAATCGCAGGCGAGGGATTTCGCGAAGTGATGCTGCTCGGCCAGACCGTCAACTCGTATCGCCACGACGAGACCGGATTTGCCGAGCTGCTGCGCCTTGCGTGCGACGTCGACGGAATCGAGAGAATCCGCTACACCTCGCCGCACCCGGCGGATTTCGACGACGCGACCATCGCCGCGATGGCCGATTGTCCGAAGCTCGCACCGTACGTGCACCTTCCGCTGCAGAGCGGCTCGGATCGCATCCTCGAGGCGATGCAGAGGGGGCACACCATCGCGCAATATCGCGAGCTGGTCGTCCGGTTGCGGCGCGCCGTACCCGGTCTTGCGCTGTCGACCGACATCATCGTCGGTTATCCCGGCGAGAGCGACGAGGACTTCGAAGCGACTTCGTCGCTGATGGACGAGGTCGGCTTCGACCACGCGTTCCTGTTCCAC
- a CDS encoding MogA/MoaB family molybdenum cofactor biosynthesis protein, translating to MTKPVHRDGNPGSGKRPAATSASPDHRDAGSHGDAASHHHAGDARAIACAVITVSDTRTLETDISGREIRELLVAAGHRVETSRIVADEPTLVRTVLEELASAGRIDAVLLSGGTGLAARDTTFEAVGAVLTKRIDGFGELFRALSFEEIGAAAMLSRAVAGLAGTMAVFSMPGSTGACRLAMQRLILPQLAHVVGLARPRCEAHDHRRGTP from the coding sequence ATGACGAAGCCCGTGCACCGCGACGGCAATCCAGGCTCCGGCAAGCGGCCCGCAGCGACGTCGGCTTCTCCCGATCACCGTGATGCGGGCTCGCACGGCGACGCTGCCTCTCACCACCACGCCGGCGATGCGCGTGCGATCGCCTGCGCAGTGATCACCGTCTCCGATACACGTACGCTCGAAACCGATATTTCGGGTCGCGAGATTCGCGAGCTCCTGGTTGCCGCCGGCCACCGCGTCGAGACCAGCCGCATCGTTGCCGACGAGCCGACGCTGGTACGCACCGTTCTCGAAGAGCTGGCGTCGGCGGGACGGATCGATGCCGTGCTCCTTTCGGGGGGCACGGGCCTGGCAGCGCGCGACACGACGTTCGAAGCGGTCGGCGCCGTGCTCACCAAGCGCATCGACGGATTCGGCGAGCTCTTCCGGGCGCTCAGTTTCGAAGAGATCGGCGCGGCGGCGATGCTGTCGCGTGCGGTGGCAGGCCTGGCCGGCACGATGGCGGTTTTCTCGATGCCCGGCTCGACTGGCGCGTGCCGCCTGGCGATGCAGCGCCTGATCCTTCCGCAGCTCGCTCACGTCGTCGGCCTTGCGCGGCCGCGCTGCGAGGCTCACGACCACCGGCGAGGAACGCCGTGA
- the moaD gene encoding molybdopterin converting factor subunit 1 encodes MNLHLLYFGIVREKLGRTREERRVADGITVAELMTELAGDHGIFALGAGSLRVAVNREYVGDSHVLADQDEVAVIPPVAGGAPQAHGAEAAAPLARITGAAIDLGSLVSFVSDPSAGAVATFLGTTRATNRGRSVLKLEYEAYDEMAVAEFVKIAARAAERWEITRVAIVHRKGTVPLGEASVAIAVSAPHRFEAIEACHYCIDALKQVAPIWKKEHFEGGEVWIGSLADCDHGDGGDSHEGAGHPHETGGHSRRGRE; translated from the coding sequence GTGAATCTCCACCTTCTTTATTTCGGCATCGTCCGCGAAAAACTCGGGCGCACGCGCGAAGAACGTCGCGTGGCAGACGGCATCACCGTCGCCGAGCTGATGACGGAGCTTGCCGGCGACCACGGCATCTTTGCGCTCGGTGCCGGATCGCTTCGTGTCGCCGTCAATCGCGAGTACGTGGGCGATTCGCACGTGCTCGCGGACCAGGACGAAGTCGCGGTGATTCCGCCGGTTGCCGGCGGTGCTCCGCAGGCGCACGGCGCAGAGGCCGCGGCGCCTCTGGCACGCATCACCGGCGCTGCAATCGATCTCGGCTCCCTCGTTTCGTTCGTCTCCGATCCGTCGGCCGGCGCCGTCGCGACTTTCCTCGGCACGACGCGCGCCACCAACCGCGGGCGCAGCGTCCTCAAGCTCGAATACGAAGCGTACGACGAGATGGCGGTCGCCGAATTCGTGAAGATCGCTGCGCGGGCCGCCGAGCGTTGGGAAATCACGCGCGTGGCCATCGTGCACCGCAAGGGCACCGTTCCGCTCGGGGAAGCGAGCGTCGCCATCGCGGTGTCGGCGCCACACCGTTTCGAGGCGATCGAAGCGTGCCATTACTGCATCGACGCGCTGAAGCAGGTCGCGCCGATCTGGAAGAAGGAACATTTCGAGGGCGGGGAAGTCTGGATCGGCTCCCTGGCCGACTGTGACCATGGCGACGGCGGCGATTCGCACGAAGGCGCCGGTCATCCGCACGAAACCGGCGGCCATTCCCGCCGCGGGCGCGAATAG
- a CDS encoding tetratricopeptide repeat protein, protein MGTHGPRPVSDERRQASGAEFTERPTVSESDKARGHFLAAIVARFDNDYETATRETVKAVAADPKVPRLRAELAELYVRGGELAKAREQAAVLVTLQPGEIEPRLFAGRVDIALQEYQRAIGELQEVLVIKPDNEEALVLLGALYSRVGDHAHAVEVLRRATAISPESFIANFGLGKSLAATGQYEDALRSLKHAARLNASIAELHLHTAFVYVRLGMRKKAIDSFNRAIDFNPQLEQARRQIGPLDENDPHLDAKLKKYESLVDFAEDPLATCAKIGLIDFQRGDYVRAITDFHIVLGARPGEDEIRYWLALAYDKVGDLDGTARELALVSARAPRYVDARLFLSSILEEKGNVDGAIDAVQKLLVAAPDNADGLRRLIALYRTKKQYTAAITIARRLVALDPKNDAYLYGLAWLYDESGDKDKAIATLKQVLAINPQNADALNHLGYTWAEKGQNIDEAEKLIRKALEMHPDNAAIVDSLAWVYYQKKDYAAAVRELEKATSLGGRDPVIVEHLGDVYLKVGRDVDAERSYRDAAARTEDPDQRRSLERKIHEIRSRWNGSNGALAGEDL, encoded by the coding sequence ATGGGCACGCACGGACCGCGCCCCGTCAGCGACGAGCGTCGCCAGGCTTCGGGCGCGGAATTCACCGAGCGCCCGACCGTGAGCGAGAGCGACAAGGCTCGGGGACATTTCCTCGCGGCCATCGTCGCGCGCTTCGACAACGACTACGAGACGGCGACGCGAGAGACCGTCAAGGCCGTGGCCGCCGATCCCAAGGTGCCGCGCCTTCGCGCCGAGCTTGCCGAGCTGTACGTGCGCGGCGGCGAGCTGGCCAAGGCGCGCGAGCAGGCCGCTGTGCTCGTGACGCTTCAGCCCGGCGAGATCGAGCCGCGACTTTTCGCCGGGCGCGTCGACATCGCGCTGCAGGAATACCAGCGCGCGATCGGCGAGCTGCAGGAAGTGCTCGTGATCAAGCCGGACAACGAGGAAGCCCTCGTGCTGCTCGGCGCTCTGTACAGCCGCGTCGGCGACCACGCGCACGCGGTCGAGGTGCTTCGCCGCGCCACTGCGATCAGCCCGGAGTCGTTCATCGCGAATTTCGGGCTCGGCAAATCGCTGGCGGCAACCGGCCAGTACGAAGACGCGCTGCGCTCGCTCAAGCACGCGGCGCGCCTGAACGCATCGATCGCCGAGCTGCACCTGCACACCGCGTTCGTCTACGTCCGGCTCGGCATGCGCAAGAAGGCGATCGACAGCTTCAATCGCGCGATCGACTTCAATCCCCAGCTCGAGCAGGCGCGGCGCCAGATCGGTCCCCTCGACGAGAACGACCCGCACCTGGACGCCAAGCTGAAAAAATACGAGAGCCTCGTCGACTTCGCCGAGGACCCTCTGGCTACCTGCGCGAAGATCGGGCTGATCGACTTCCAGCGCGGCGATTACGTGCGCGCCATCACCGATTTCCACATCGTGCTCGGCGCGAGGCCCGGCGAGGACGAAATCCGCTACTGGCTTGCGCTAGCCTACGACAAGGTCGGCGATCTCGACGGCACCGCGCGCGAGCTGGCCCTGGTCTCCGCTCGCGCGCCGCGCTACGTCGACGCGAGACTGTTCCTCAGCAGCATCCTCGAGGAGAAAGGCAACGTCGATGGTGCGATCGACGCCGTGCAGAAGCTGCTCGTGGCCGCGCCCGACAACGCCGACGGCCTGCGTCGCCTGATCGCGCTGTACCGGACCAAGAAGCAGTACACGGCGGCGATCACGATCGCCAGGCGCCTGGTCGCGCTCGATCCGAAGAACGACGCGTACCTGTACGGCCTGGCATGGCTCTACGACGAGTCCGGCGACAAGGACAAGGCGATTGCGACGCTGAAGCAGGTGCTCGCGATCAATCCGCAGAACGCCGATGCGCTCAACCACCTCGGCTATACGTGGGCCGAGAAAGGCCAGAACATCGACGAGGCCGAAAAGCTGATCCGCAAGGCGCTCGAGATGCATCCCGACAACGCCGCGATCGTCGACAGCCTGGCGTGGGTCTACTACCAGAAGAAGGACTACGCCGCTGCCGTCCGCGAGCTGGAGAAGGCGACGTCGCTCGGCGGCCGCGACCCGGTGATCGTCGAGCACCTCGGCGACGTGTATCTCAAGGTCGGCCGCGACGTCGATGCCGAACGCAGCTACCGCGACGCCGCCGCGAGAACGGAGGACCCGGATCAGCGCCGCTCGCTGGAGCGCAAGATCCACGAGATCCGCAGCCGCTGGAACGGCAGCAATGGCGCTCTGGCCGGCGAGGACCTCTGA
- a CDS encoding DUF4292 domain-containing protein produces the protein MALWPARTSELFRAAAFVLAALCGCAATVPVRPHAPTPTGAAPTVKQITDVLQARDRALATFRAQARLDYTSPQQSFRSTQVIVVRAPSRARIDVIHPFGVSYTVATDGKQLSAYDRRKSVFYEGQAGAESFRHFIGVPLGATELAAVLRGVPPALGDKRWQPVQPTEGGWLLRRVLGGGGTLEFVVDANSYEPLRVKISGDRDRHEVEVAYEDYRDVSGIRVPYRINVSFRDGSHLELEYQNVQRGVVLADEAFHIDRPAGARSVNIDTEGTGGT, from the coding sequence ATGGCGCTCTGGCCGGCGAGGACCTCTGAGCTGTTCCGCGCGGCCGCCTTCGTGCTGGCCGCGCTGTGCGGGTGCGCGGCGACGGTGCCGGTCCGGCCCCACGCCCCCACTCCGACCGGCGCCGCTCCGACCGTCAAGCAGATCACCGACGTCCTGCAGGCGCGCGACCGCGCGCTGGCGACGTTCCGCGCCCAGGCCCGCCTCGACTACACCTCTCCGCAACAGAGCTTCCGCTCGACGCAGGTGATCGTCGTGCGCGCGCCGTCCCGCGCGCGCATCGACGTGATCCACCCGTTCGGCGTGAGCTACACCGTCGCGACCGACGGCAAGCAGCTGTCGGCTTACGACCGTCGCAAGAGCGTCTTTTACGAGGGCCAGGCCGGTGCCGAGAGCTTCCGGCACTTCATCGGTGTTCCTCTCGGTGCGACCGAGCTCGCGGCCGTGCTGCGCGGCGTTCCACCGGCGCTCGGCGACAAGCGCTGGCAACCGGTGCAGCCGACCGAAGGAGGCTGGCTGCTGCGCCGCGTGCTCGGCGGCGGCGGCACCCTCGAATTCGTCGTCGATGCGAACAGCTACGAGCCGCTTCGCGTGAAAATCTCCGGCGACCGCGACCGCCACGAAGTCGAGGTCGCGTACGAAGACTATCGCGACGTATCCGGGATCCGCGTGCCGTACCGCATCAACGTGAGCTTCCGCGACGGCAGCCATCTCGAGCTCGAGTACCAGAACGTGCAGCGGGGCGTCGTGCTGGCCGACGAGGCTTTCCACATCGACCGGCCTGCGGGCGCACGCTCCGTCAATATCGATACGGAGGGCACCGGTGGCACGTAA
- a CDS encoding peptide-binding protein yields MQNVGGEGDDQPAHGDAIVYGTIGDASTLIPMLASDSSSSEYANDIFDGLLEYDKTLSTLEPRLAEKWDVEDGGLKLTFHLRHDVKWTDGQPFTARDVEFGFNLIRDPATLTAYAEDYKQAKSLEVLDDWTFRVVYEKPFAPALASWGSMVVLPRHLLEGKNINNNIEFAQHPVGLGPYRFENWQRNTRFSVRSNPGYYRGWPWVEQIVYRIIPDQATQFLELQAGGIDSMTLTPLQFTRQTSTPVFARDFRKYRFVSNAYTYMGYNLDDPRFADVRVRRAFSMAVNKQEIVDAVLFGLGKPCEGPYRPGTIWTNDKLPPYPFDPGKARALLAEAGWTDSDGDGILDKDGKPFAFTILTNQGNETRLKTATIIQKRLRDIGVDVKVRVLEWSAFINDFIDKRRFEVIVLGWGLSLDPDQFDIWDSEKTGYKQFNFIDYKNKEVDDLLEKGRRTFDEAERKRIYDRFQEILYDEQPYTFLYVPEATPIVAARFHGIEAAPAGISWNFPFWYVPKGQQKYVITE; encoded by the coding sequence GTGCAGAATGTCGGAGGCGAGGGCGACGACCAGCCCGCGCATGGCGACGCGATCGTCTACGGCACCATCGGGGATGCTTCGACGCTCATTCCGATGCTCGCTTCCGACAGCTCGTCGAGCGAGTACGCCAACGACATCTTCGACGGGCTTCTCGAATACGACAAGACGCTGAGCACGCTCGAGCCGCGCCTGGCCGAGAAATGGGACGTCGAGGACGGAGGCCTCAAGCTCACGTTCCATCTGCGCCACGACGTGAAGTGGACCGACGGGCAGCCGTTTACCGCACGCGACGTCGAATTCGGCTTCAACCTGATCCGCGATCCGGCCACGCTCACCGCTTACGCGGAAGACTACAAGCAGGCCAAGTCGCTGGAAGTGCTCGACGACTGGACGTTCCGCGTCGTCTACGAAAAACCATTCGCCCCGGCGCTCGCGTCGTGGGGGTCGATGGTGGTCCTGCCGCGCCATCTTCTCGAAGGCAAGAACATCAACAACAACATCGAGTTCGCACAGCACCCGGTCGGACTCGGGCCGTACCGGTTCGAGAACTGGCAGCGCAACACGCGCTTCAGCGTGCGATCGAACCCGGGATACTACCGCGGCTGGCCGTGGGTCGAGCAGATCGTCTACCGGATCATCCCCGACCAGGCGACGCAGTTCCTCGAACTCCAGGCCGGCGGCATCGACTCGATGACGCTGACGCCGCTTCAGTTCACGCGCCAGACTTCGACGCCGGTCTTCGCGCGCGATTTCCGCAAGTACCGCTTCGTCTCCAACGCGTACACGTACATGGGCTACAACCTGGACGATCCGCGCTTTGCCGACGTACGCGTGCGCCGCGCGTTCTCGATGGCCGTCAACAAGCAGGAGATCGTCGATGCGGTGCTGTTCGGCCTCGGAAAGCCGTGCGAAGGACCGTACCGGCCCGGAACGATCTGGACCAACGACAAGCTGCCGCCTTACCCGTTCGATCCCGGCAAGGCCCGCGCGCTGCTGGCCGAGGCCGGCTGGACCGACAGCGACGGCGACGGCATCCTGGACAAGGACGGCAAGCCGTTCGCATTCACGATCCTGACGAACCAGGGCAACGAGACCCGGTTGAAGACCGCGACGATCATCCAGAAGCGCCTGCGCGACATCGGCGTCGACGTCAAGGTGCGTGTCCTCGAATGGTCGGCGTTCATCAACGACTTCATCGACAAGCGCCGGTTCGAAGTGATCGTGCTCGGATGGGGCCTGTCGCTGGATCCCGACCAGTTCGACATCTGGGATTCCGAGAAGACGGGGTACAAGCAGTTCAACTTCATCGACTACAAGAACAAGGAAGTCGACGATCTTCTCGAGAAGGGCCGCCGCACGTTCGACGAAGCCGAGCGAAAGCGCATTTACGACCGCTTCCAGGAAATCCTCTACGACGAACAGCCCTACACGTTCCTGTACGTACCCGAGGCGACGCCGATCGTCGCGGCGCGGTTTCACGGGATCGAGGCGGCCCCGGCCGGCATTTCGTGGAACTTTCCGTTCTGGTACGTCCCCAAGGGCCAGCAGAAGTACGTGATCACCGAGTAG
- a CDS encoding ABC transporter permease: MLSYLARRLAGFVPLLLGISLVSFSVMTLAPGSPVDLMTDLNPKASPEDRIKLEKFYGLDQPLYVQYGLWLGRVVHGDLGTSFSRDRRPVVDKILEALPITVMLNVLELALVLAFAIPIGIHSAARQYSLGDRVTTVLVFIGFATPDFWAALLAMTLFGAELNLLPISGLRSIDYPSMSLLGKIADSVKHLILPVTIAALGGLAGMSRYMRSSMLEVLRQDYVQTARAKGLEERVVLRRHALRNALLPVVTLLGLSIPGLIGGSVIAEQIFSIPGMGRLFFSSVMARDYPVVMGVLMFGAILTLLGNLAADLLYVAVDPRLRKG; encoded by the coding sequence ATGCTTTCCTACCTTGCCAGGCGCCTGGCCGGATTCGTGCCGCTGCTGCTCGGGATTTCGCTCGTCTCGTTCTCGGTGATGACGCTGGCGCCGGGCAGCCCCGTCGATCTGATGACGGACCTCAACCCGAAGGCGAGCCCGGAAGACAGGATCAAGCTCGAGAAATTCTACGGCCTCGACCAGCCGCTGTACGTGCAGTACGGCCTGTGGCTCGGACGGGTGGTCCATGGAGACCTCGGGACGTCGTTCTCGCGCGACCGGCGCCCGGTGGTGGACAAGATTCTCGAAGCCCTGCCGATCACGGTGATGCTCAACGTGCTCGAGCTGGCGCTCGTGCTGGCCTTCGCGATTCCCATCGGCATCCATTCTGCGGCCCGGCAGTATTCGCTGGGCGATCGCGTCACGACGGTGCTCGTGTTCATCGGCTTTGCGACGCCGGATTTCTGGGCCGCGCTGCTCGCGATGACGCTGTTCGGGGCCGAGCTGAACCTGTTGCCGATCTCCGGGCTTCGTTCCATCGACTATCCTTCGATGTCGCTGCTCGGCAAGATCGCCGACTCGGTCAAACACCTGATTTTGCCGGTGACGATTGCGGCTCTCGGCGGCCTGGCCGGCATGTCGCGTTACATGCGCTCGAGCATGCTCGAAGTGCTGCGCCAGGACTACGTGCAGACCGCGCGAGCCAAAGGCCTGGAGGAGCGGGTGGTGCTGCGCCGCCACGCGCTGCGCAATGCCTTGCTGCCGGTGGTCACTCTTCTCGGCCTGTCGATTCCGGGCCTCATCGGCGGCTCGGTGATCGCCGAGCAGATTTTTTCGATTCCGGGCATGGGACGCCTGTTCTTCAGCAGCGTCATGGCACGCGATTATCCGGTCGTCATGGGTGTGCTGATGTTCGGCGCCATCCTCACCCTGCTCGGCAACCTCGCGGCCGACCTGCTCTACGTCGCGGTCGATCCGCGGCTGAGGAAGGGCTGA
- a CDS encoding ABC transporter permease: MLRRLLGNPLAVAGAIIVVTLFVLALAAPWIAPWDPYDFDAKHVLEGPSAAHLLGTDSLGRDVASRMLFGARVSLMVGFVAVGISTTIGVALGAVSGFFGGMVDAVIMRFVDVMLTFPTFFLILAVIAYLDASIWNIMAVIGVTSWMGVCRLVRAEVMSLRERDFIVAATALGMTPMRIIARHALPNAMAPVFVSAVLGVAGAILIESALSFLGIGVQPPTASWGNILTEGKETLGVAWWLSVYPGLAILVTVLGYNLLGEGLRDVLDPRLKSR, encoded by the coding sequence ATGCTTCGCCGGCTGCTCGGAAATCCGCTCGCCGTCGCCGGCGCTATCATCGTCGTGACGCTTTTCGTGCTGGCGCTGGCCGCACCGTGGATCGCGCCGTGGGATCCCTACGATTTCGATGCGAAGCACGTCCTGGAAGGCCCGAGCGCAGCGCATCTGCTGGGGACCGACAGCCTCGGCCGCGACGTGGCGAGCCGGATGCTGTTCGGCGCCCGCGTCTCGCTGATGGTCGGCTTCGTGGCGGTGGGAATCTCCACCACCATTGGAGTCGCACTCGGCGCGGTCTCGGGCTTCTTCGGCGGCATGGTCGACGCCGTGATCATGCGCTTCGTCGACGTGATGCTGACGTTCCCGACGTTCTTCCTCATCCTGGCCGTCATCGCGTACCTGGATGCGAGCATCTGGAACATCATGGCGGTGATCGGCGTGACCTCGTGGATGGGCGTCTGCCGCCTGGTGCGGGCCGAGGTGATGAGCCTTCGCGAGCGCGATTTCATCGTCGCGGCCACCGCGCTCGGCATGACGCCGATGCGGATCATCGCGCGCCACGCGCTTCCGAACGCGATGGCGCCGGTATTCGTCTCCGCCGTTCTCGGCGTTGCCGGCGCGATTCTCATCGAGAGCGCGCTGTCTTTCCTCGGCATCGGCGTGCAGCCACCCACCGCGAGCTGGGGAAACATCCTCACCGAAGGCAAGGAGACCCTCGGCGTGGCGTGGTGGCTCTCCGTCTATCCGGGCCTGGCGATCCTCGTTACGGTGCTCGGCTACAATCTTCTCGGCGAAGGGCTTCGCGACGTGCTCGATCCGAGGCTGAAATCCAGGTGA
- a CDS encoding ABC transporter ATP-binding protein, giving the protein MSERGRKQTLLEVDGLVTTFQTEAGTVRAVDGVSFCVGHGETVALVGESGCGKSVTALSILRLVQAPAGRIAAGRVLLDGKDLLPMSDEEMRRVRGARIGMIFQEPMTSLNPVLTIGFQIAEAVSLHRNVTRADAWKKAVEMLELVEMPDAAERARAYPHQLSGGMRQRVMIAMALSCHPELLIADEPTTALDVTIQAQILELLDGLRDKLGMALLLITHDLGVVAERAERVLVMYAGRVIEEGPVEAVFADPRHPYTRGLLRSVPRLGNPRARLDAIPGFVPRLTELPSGCRFRDRCELAEPDCARIDPALERFDGDRAAACIVTMREEKARA; this is encoded by the coding sequence GTGAGCGAGCGCGGGCGCAAGCAGACGCTGCTCGAGGTCGACGGCCTCGTGACGACGTTCCAGACCGAAGCCGGCACCGTGCGCGCAGTGGACGGTGTGAGCTTTTGCGTCGGCCACGGCGAAACGGTGGCGCTCGTCGGCGAATCCGGCTGCGGCAAGAGTGTCACGGCGCTGTCGATCCTGCGCCTCGTCCAGGCTCCCGCCGGCCGCATCGCCGCGGGTCGCGTACTTCTCGACGGCAAGGACCTGCTGCCCATGTCCGACGAAGAGATGCGGCGCGTGCGCGGCGCGCGCATCGGCATGATCTTCCAGGAGCCGATGACGTCCCTCAATCCGGTGCTGACGATCGGCTTCCAGATTGCAGAGGCCGTCAGCCTGCACCGCAACGTCACGCGCGCGGACGCGTGGAAAAAAGCGGTGGAGATGCTCGAGCTCGTCGAGATGCCCGATGCCGCCGAGCGGGCCCGGGCCTATCCGCACCAGTTGAGCGGCGGCATGCGCCAGCGTGTCATGATCGCGATGGCGCTTTCGTGCCACCCCGAGCTCCTGATTGCCGACGAACCGACGACGGCACTCGACGTGACGATCCAGGCACAGATCCTCGAGCTTCTCGACGGACTTCGCGACAAGCTCGGCATGGCGCTGCTGCTGATCACCCACGACCTCGGTGTCGTCGCCGAGAGAGCCGAGCGGGTGCTCGTCATGTACGCCGGTCGCGTCATCGAAGAAGGGCCCGTGGAGGCCGTTTTCGCGGATCCCCGCCATCCGTACACGCGCGGGCTGCTGCGCTCGGTGCCGCGTCTCGGAAACCCGCGCGCGCGCCTCGATGCGATTCCCGGGTTCGTCCCGCGCCTGACCGAGCTGCCTTCCGGTTGCCGCTTCCGCGACCGCTGCGAGCTGGCCGAGCCCGACTGTGCGCGCATCGACCCGGCACTGGAGCGGTTCGACGGCGACCGCGCGGCCGCGTGCATCGTCACGATGCGCGAAGAAAAGGCTCGCGCATGA
- a CDS encoding dipeptide ABC transporter ATP-binding protein, whose translation MSGGNGGALVQAKGLTREFLLPSGAFGRHRALRAVDSVDLRIEEGRTLGIVGESGCGKSTLGRLLLRLLVPTSGSVEFDGVDLASLAPRALRTARRDMQIVFQDPYASLNPRMRVGRIVGEGLEVHGVATGAELRSRVDELLARVGFGRDAYDRYPHEFSGGQRQRVGIARALALSPRFIVADEPVSALDVSIGAQILNLLMDLQQERSLAFAFISHDLRVVEHISHDVAVMYFGRIVETAPASSIYSSPQHPYTQALLSAVPTIEGKDRKKRIVLGGDVPSPIDPPKGCAFHPRCPIAIERCRVEAPQLLDRSGHSTACHRAGES comes from the coding sequence ATGAGCGGCGGCAACGGCGGCGCGCTCGTGCAGGCGAAGGGCCTCACCAGGGAGTTCCTGCTCCCGTCGGGGGCGTTCGGCCGCCACCGCGCGCTGCGCGCCGTCGATTCGGTAGACCTTCGCATCGAGGAAGGACGAACCCTCGGCATCGTCGGCGAGTCCGGGTGCGGAAAGTCGACGCTCGGGCGCCTGCTGCTACGCCTTCTCGTACCTACGTCGGGGAGCGTCGAGTTCGACGGCGTCGATCTCGCTTCGCTGGCGCCGCGCGCGCTGCGCACGGCACGCCGCGACATGCAGATCGTCTTCCAGGATCCGTATGCGTCGCTGAACCCGCGCATGCGCGTCGGCCGCATCGTCGGTGAAGGACTCGAGGTGCACGGAGTCGCCACCGGGGCCGAGCTTCGCTCCCGCGTCGACGAGCTGCTCGCGCGCGTCGGCTTCGGACGGGACGCCTACGATCGCTACCCGCACGAATTCAGCGGGGGGCAGCGCCAGAGAGTCGGCATCGCACGTGCGTTGGCACTTTCGCCGCGGTTCATCGTCGCCGACGAGCCGGTCTCGGCGCTCGACGTGTCGATCGGCGCCCAGATCCTCAACCTGTTGATGGACCTGCAGCAGGAGCGCTCGCTCGCGTTCGCGTTCATCTCGCACGACCTGCGCGTCGTCGAGCACATCAGCCATGACGTGGCGGTGATGTACTTCGGCCGCATCGTCGAGACGGCGCCGGCCTCCAGCATCTATTCGTCGCCGCAGCATCCGTACACGCAGGCGCTGCTGTCGGCGGTACCGACGATCGAAGGAAAGGACAGGAAGAAGCGCATCGTTCTCGGCGGCGACGTACCGAGCCCGATCGATCCGCCGAAGGGTTGCGCGTTCCACCCGCGTTGCCCGATTGCGATCGAGCGCTGCCGCGTCGAAGCGCCGCAGCTTCTCGACCGCAGCGGACACAGCACGGCCTGTCATCGGGCCGGCGAAAGCTGA